One window of the Marmota flaviventris isolate mMarFla1 chromosome 2, mMarFla1.hap1, whole genome shotgun sequence genome contains the following:
- the LOC114107840 gene encoding LOW QUALITY PROTEIN: melanoma inhibitory activity protein 2-like (The sequence of the model RefSeq protein was modified relative to this genomic sequence to represent the inferred CDS: inserted 1 base in 1 codon; substituted 2 bases at 2 genomic stop codons) — protein METHPSPYGCPWELMICTTIGFFVVLLFLWRSYQSVRSRHYMRREKQLALKLSGLIEEKCELLEKVSLVQKDYEDLESSLKDTILEKESIKSENLETIYENLDRSISKLEDEILFLEKKLKEEKTKYFQQDELMVDILKRIKSLEDESKSLKFQAKTPLRIFKMNKEAVTVAIKEALNENFYLQESQKQLLEEVEVWKEKVNGLNKQKMILEHSKDHAEQVLRDKENHIKSLTEHLLHMKYWAPVLAEVLKDDGNLELEMESESEISAHFEDQPKGALKKLVYVAKLKASFKTLEREGNQIFTLLSEVIETKEGVIGHIKNLKTEQASLQAENTQFESENQNLQQKFKVMMEIYQXNVMELQWKLIGEKNYQVEQEVKLSKVEEKISHTTKPLETYRKXANDLEEELKRTIHFYQGHVKYYEKKTHGDELAAQSAERYLNDLRKQNDHNRQKLTEMEFTFKLAEKDPSALDVSNTAFGRGHSPNGPSPLSQPSCEMRPYVEKKGPLILSPLVTVGEGRGSRGPENSLDHPTSNERRESNCNRLTDPQRAPSDTGPLAPPCQQAHMIMIPPPGQTYSDPQLPLQRQDGCYYNYGTPSEFKSSTMLPLEKMEGSTSSDIKYSRNDIKVNLGDSNLPDSSLPPENEVSGSGFAFSPFLPIRGPLFPVDPRSQFMRRGPXFPPPPPGNMYGAS, from the exons ATGGAAACACACCCTAGTCCTTATGGCTGTCCCTGGGAATTGATGATATGTACAACaattggattttttgttgttctcttGTTTTTGTGGAGAAGTTATCAGTCTGTGAGAAGCAGGCATTAcatgagaagagaaaaacagCTTGCTCTAAAACTTTCTGGactaattgaagaaaaatgtgaaCTACTTGAAAAGGTTAGTCTTGTTCAAAAAGACTACGAAGACTTAGAGTCATCTTTAAAGGATACCATTTTGGAGAAGGAgtcaataaaatcagaaaatttggaGACAATATATGAAAACCTGGATAGGTCCATATCTAAACTTGAGGATGAAATACTCTTTCtagaaaaaaagctaaaagaagagaaaactaaatattttcaacAGGATGAATTGATGGTggatatattaaaaagaattaagtcCCTAGAAGATGAATCAAAATCACTCAAATTTCAAGCTAAAACACCcttgagaatatttaaaatgaataaagaagcagTTACAGTAGCAATAAAAGAGGCTTTGAATGAAAATTTCTACCTTCAGGAAAGTCAGAAACAGCTTTTAGAAGAAGTTGAAGtatggaaagaaaaagtgaatggcCTCAATAAACAGAAAATGATACTTGAACACTCTAAAGATCATGCAGAACAAGTtctaagagataaagaaaatcacattaaatctCTGACTGAACACTTGCTGCATATGAAATATTGGGCTCCTGTGCTTGCAGAAGTCCTAAAAGATGATGGTAACTTGGAGTTGGAAATGGAGAGTGAATCAGAAATTAGTGCTCACTTTGAAGATCAGCCAAAAGGGGCTTTGAAGAAACTGGTTTATGTTGCAAAGTTAAAGGCCTCTTTTAAAACcttagaaagagaaggaaatcaaatttttactttattatctgaAGTAATTGAGACAAAGGAAGGTGTTATAGGACATATTAAAAATCTTAAGACAGAACAAGCATCTTTGCAAGCAGAAAATACACAATTTGAAAGTGAGAATCAGAATCTTCAGCAGAAATTTAAAGTCATGATggaaatatatcaataaaatgtaatggAACTCCAATGGAAACTAATAGGAGAGAAAAATTACCAGGTAGAGCAAGAAGTGAAACTTTCCAAAGTGGAGGAAAAGATCAGCCATACAACTAAACCGCTGGAGACCTATAGAAAATGAGCCAATGATCTTGAAGAAGAATTGAAGAGAACCATTCATTTTTATCAGGGGCATGTTAAGTACtatgagaaaaaaacacatgGTGATGAGTTGGCAGCTCAGAGTGCTGAAAGATACCTCAatgatttaagaaaacaaaatgatcaCAACAgacaaaaattaactgaaatgGAGTTCACATTTAAACTTGCAGAAAAAGATCCTTCTGCACTTGATGTTTCAAATACAGCCTTTGGCAGAGGTCATTCTCCAAATGGTCCCTCACCATTGAGTCAACCTTCATGTGAAATGAGACCTTATGTGGAAAAGAAGGGTCCACTCATACTCTCACCTTTGGTGACagtgggagaaggaagaggcTCAAGGGGCCCAGAGAATTCTCTGGATCATCCAACTAGCAATGAAAGAAGAGAATCAAACTGCAATAGGTTAACTGATCCTCAGAGAGCACCTTCTGACACTGGACCCCTGGCACCTCCATGTCAACAGGCCCATATGATAATGATCCCTCCACCAGGCCAAACATATTCTGATCCACAGCTTCCTCTACAAAGGCAAGATGGATGTTATTATAATTATGGTACACCATCAGAATTCAAAAGTTCCACTATGCTGCCTTTGGAAAAAATGGAGGGGTCTACGTCTTCAGATATTAAATACAGTAGAAATGATATCAAAGTCAATCTTGGTGATTCCAATTTGCCTGATTCATCTCTCCCCCCTGAAAATGAAGTAAGTGGCTCTGGATTTGCTTTCTCACCTTTCCTTCCAATCAGAGGTCCATTGTTTCCAGTGGATCCAAGGAGTCAGTTCATGAGAAGAGGAC tttttcctccacctcctccaggaaacaTGTATGGAGCATCTTGA